The following nucleotide sequence is from Pungitius pungitius chromosome 6, fPunPun2.1, whole genome shotgun sequence.
CAGAGTGTCAGCACAAGGGTCTGAAACTCTGACAATAAGAGTTGTTTGGGTTGAAGTTGATGACGGCCAACCTCTCCCAAAAAGACGTAggtgtgaggtctcaaccccagcgtgacggcaggaggccactagggggagccgaagaacgcgtcctccggagtcaatcaccggaattctaaacacctgcgagagagagatacctataaaagcagcccgacgcagcgggctggttgtgaggtattgaatgtacacttctctgctgaaccgcttttgattatctacccctaaaccccttagaacctgtgactcgaccttccgcctgcctctgaccacgaacctgcctattcccctggaccagaaccatctgtTGCCTCCCGCGTTGCCGACCTACTGCCTGTCTTCGGAATTCCCACTTAGATTTGTCCCAGAACATAATTACTAcctgtcctttaaaataaagaaagattggaagctctgatcctgagtccgTATCTCCTTCCAGGGTCCAGACGTGACAGAATACCTCACCCGTATTCAAATGGAACCATCGGAGCTCCAACTTCGGCTCGCCCAGCAGGAGGAACGAATTGAGGAGCTATGCCAGCTCCTACGCCAGTCCGCCACACCGGCGGTTCAACCCGCCATTCCTTCGGCATCCACCGGACCCGCCCCGATGGCTATGCCGGGAAAGTATGATGGCTCTCCTGGCAAATGCCTGGGATTCCTCATGCAGTGCGGGATGTATATCGCCCACCACTCTGCAAACTACCAAACGGAGAAGGACAGAGTCGACTTTGTCATCTCCCTGTTAACAGGAAGAGCCCTCGATTGGGCAACGGCCCTCTGGTCAGCGGGAGCCCCAGAACTTCTGTCTGAGCAACATTTTCAAGCACAGTTTAAAGAGGTGTTTGACCACCCCATTACCGGGAAAACCACGGGAGATTTGCTGTGCGAAATCCGGCAGGGCTCGCAAACGGTGTCAGATTACGCCCTGAGGTTCCGGACCCTCGCCGCGGGCAGCGGGTGGAGCGAGACCGCACTCCTGACCATCTACCGTCGCGGTCTCCGTCCTGAACTCCAGGCCGAACTGGCGTGCCGAGGGGATGTCACCCAGCTTGGCGATTACATCCGGGTGTCCATTAGCGTGGGACACCTCCTCGAGTCCCGACGATCCCCGCGAGCCAGTTTTCCATCTGAGCCCACCTTTCCGGTAACACCTCCTCTGGCCGACGAGGGACCGGAGCCGATGCAGTTAGGTCGCCTGCCCCTGTCTCCAGCGGAGAGAATAAGGAGGATCAGGGAGCAGTTGTGCTTGTATTGTGGCGAGGCGGGACATCTCCTTCGGAACTGCCGACTCCGACCCCCCCGTCAGAAGGATGGCTGGACCTACACCTCTGCCAAGGTAGGACTGTCTCCAGTGTTAAACATGTCACGTCAACAACTAACCCTACCTACTGTTTTATCTTTGgggaaaatgaagcaggaggtaCGTGGGTTGGTGGACTCGGGGGCGGCAGGGAATTTTATGGACCAACACTTGGCTCACCGTTTAGCTGTGCCCCTCATCCCAGTGCGTCCTCCACTCCGAATCAACGCCTTGGATGGGCAGCCCCTGGGCACCGGAATGATTATGCACCAGACGGCTAACATCACTCTGCGGGTCGGAGCGCTGCACGAGGAGGACATAAGGTTCTTCATAGTGTCCTCTCCCCGGGAACCTCTGATCCTAGGACACCCGTGGCTTGTGCTCCATGACCCTGTGATTTCGTGGAGACAAGGTGAGTTACTGACCTGGTCTCCTGAATGTATGTCCAGATGTCTGAACGTCACCTGCCGAGCCACCTCGGTGGAGGCAGCCACGGCTACAAAGACCCAGGCAGTACCCCCCTGCTACGAGACACTCCAGGAGGTATTCAGCAAACAAAAAGCCGCAGAGCTGGCTCCCCATCGACCATGCGATTGTGCTATCGAGCTGCTGCCAGAGGGACCGCTGCCGAGGGGCCGGATATACGCGCTGtccctaccagaggaggaggccatgaaCCAGTACGTCGAGGAATCCCTGCAGCAGGGCATCATCCGCCCCTCCACGTCCCCGGCCGCTTCAAGCTTCTTCTTCGTgggaaagaaagatggagggcTCCGTCCTTGTATCGATTACCGGGCATTGAATGCGATCACAGTGAAGAACCGGTTCCCTCTGCCCCTCATCCCCGCGGCCTTGGAACAGGTAGGAGGGGCAAGCATATACACTAAGCTTGATCTCCGTAGCGCTTACAACTTGGTGCGCATCCGGGAGGGCGATGAATGGAAAACTGCTTTCCTGACGGCAAGAGGGCATTACGAGTACCTGGTGATGCCCTACGGGCTCACAAACGCCCCCGCAGTATTCCAAGCCTTTATGAACGAACTCTTCCATGACATGATAAATCGGTTTCTTATTGTGTACATTGACGATCTGCTCATTTACTCACACAGTATGGAGGAGCACGTCCAGCAGGTGCGTTTAGTGCTACAGCGTCTGCAGGCCAACCAACTCTACGTGAATGCGGAGAAAAGCCTGTTCCACGTCTCAACGCTCACCTTCCTTGGATACGTGCTTTCGCCAGGAGGGGTCGCCATGGACCAAGGCAAGGTAGACGCGGTGCACAACTGGCCTACACCCAACACCGTAAAGGAGCTccagcggttcctggggttctcCAATTACTATCGGAGATTCATCCGGAACTTCGGGGCAATGGCTGCTCCACTTACCGCCCTTACGAGCCAGAAGAAGGGCAAACTCCCATGGTCTGACGCAGCCCAGAAGGCGTTCGACACCCTTAAGCTGGCGTTCACCTCAGCTCCCGTGCTGACCCAACCGGACCCCGACCgccagtttattgtcgaggtggacgcctccgaagaaggggtggggggtgttctATCCCAACGCACGGGGAGTCCCCCCAAGGTGCACCCATGTGCgttcttttcaaagaaactgtCCCCGGCGGAAAGaaactacgacgtgggcaacCGGGAACTGCTAGCCATCAAACTCGCCCTGGAAGAATGGAGGCATTGGCTAGAGGGAGCTCGGCACCCCTTCATGGTCCTGACTGATCACCGGAACCTGGAGTATCTGAAAGGGGCAAGACGGCTAAACCCGCGTCAGGCCCGGTGGGCCTTGTTCTTCACGCGCTTCCAATTTACCGTGTCGTACCAGCCCGGAGAGAAGAACGCAAAGGCGGACGCACTCTCACGACTATACGGATCTCCGGCGTCTATGGGCGATCCCGAACCCATCCTACCGGACTCATATTTCGTCGGCCCCATCCACTGGGAGCTCGAGTCCGTCATCCAGGACGCGCTCCGCACAGACCCAGCACCACCTGACACCCCTGCCAACCGGGTCTATGTCCCCGCATCAGTGCGACCTCAACTCGTCCAGTGGAGTCACACCTCGTTGGGATCAGGACATCCAGGCATTACCCGAACCACTCAGCTCTTGTCCCAGAAATACTGGTGGAATTCGTTGGCCTCCGACGTGCGGGACTACGTGCTATCCTGTCCGGTCTGTGCACAAACTAAAACCCCCCGTCAACTCCCCGCCGGGGAGTTAGTACCGCTGCCCACTCCCCAGAGACCGTGGTCCCATGTGGCAGTGGACTTCCTCACCGACCTACCGGCGTCAGAGGGGTTTACTACTATTTTAGTATTAGTCGACAGGTTCTCTAAAATGTGTCGCTTTATACCCCTGTGTAACCTTCCTTCAGCCATAGAGATGGCAGAGTGTCtgttcctccaggtgtttcGACCGTTCGGCCTTCCAGAAGAAATCATCTCCGACAGAGGTCCTCAGTTCACGTCTCAGGTCTGGAGGGCGTTCTGCAACCGGCTGGGAATAAAGGTGAAGCTGACGTCCGGATACCATCCAGAGACCAACGGCCAAACCGAAAGACTCAACCAGGAACTGGGGAAGTACCTTCGTGGTTATTGCTTACAACACCCACATGATTGGTCCCGGTACGTGGCCTGGGCAGAATACGCACAGAACTCAACATTCCACTCGTCATTACGATTAACCCCGTTTCAGTGTGTGCTGGGATACCAGCCCCCATTGTTTCCCTGGGACACTAGGCCTGGTCCCGTACCGGCCGTAGAGGACTGGTTCCAACGCAGTGGCGAAGTCTGGGAGACCGCCCATCGTCACCTCTGCCAAGCCGCCAGCACGCAAAAGAAGTTCGCAGACCGACGACGCCGGCCCGCTCCCAGCTACCAAACGGGTCAGAGGGTGTGGCTATCCACGAGAAACTTGAAGCTGCGTCTGCCCTGCCGGAAGCTGTGGCCACGATACATCGGACCATTCAAAATCACCCATCGCATAAACCCGGTAACCTACCGACTGCTTCTACCTAAACATTATCGAATCTCGTCAGCATTTCACGTGTCTCTTCTGAAGCCTGTCCATGCTagccctctccatccatctctaccgACACCAACGCCACCTGCCCCACTGGAGATAGATGGGGGTCCGGCATACGCTATCACGGCGGTGCTGGATTCCAAACGTCTGCGGGACGGCCTCCATTACCTGGTGGACTGGGAAGGATACGGCCCTGAAAAACGATCATGGATCCCGGCCCGGGATGTCCTCTCCCAAGAACTAATAGAGGAGTTTCATCGGATGCGCCCGGATCGCCCTGCACCTCGCCCGCGGGGTCGCCCGCCGTCTACAGTGGCTCGACCGTCAGGAGCCggccgtggaggagggggctctgtgaggtctcaaccccagcgtgacggcaggaggccactagggggagccgaagaacgcgtcctccggagtcaatcaccggaattctaaacacctgcgagagagagatacctataaaagcagcccgacgcagcgggctggttgtgaggtattgaatgtacacttctctgctgaaccgcttttgattatctacccctaaaccccttagaacctgtgactcgaccttccgcctgcctctgaccacgaacctgcctattcccctggaccagaaccatctgtTGCCTCCCGCGTTGCCGACCTACTGCCTGTCTTCGGAATTCCCACTTAGATTTGTCCCAGAACATAATTACTAcctgtcctttaaaataaagaaagattggaagctctgatcctgagtccgTATCTCCTTCCAGGGTCCAGACGTGACAGTAGGACTGGGGAGAAACTGGGACACATCACTGGTTGGTGGTCTTCAAGCTTATAACTATcttaggattatttatttattcattttaatgaaactaAATTATTCAttctaattattataattatcttCATACTGTGGCAGTGACGTCTGGGAGCACAGAACCTTCCTGTTCGGTGACATATGGACAAAAGGCACAGACAGACACCCACCAaagcctttcttcttctcccttttcctattttttcttcttgtgtttaGCTACATTTAACCTTACTTTACAGTTAAttttctcctttgtcttttaGACTCTCTTATCCAAGAAGTACAAGATCTCTTGGGatgtcctgctgaagaacacGTCTCATCACAGTGGAAAGAAAAGCTAAGTTTAACCTTGGAAAAGTGGACTACATTAAGGCCCATTATGGTTAACCAGCTTATTATCACATAGCCCAGGTCTACCTGCAGAGTCCACACCAATCCGCTCTCCATTCTAAATGTCTGCAATTGTTGTACAGTTTGTGCATACTGTGTGATGTTcctatataaaataaatgact
It contains:
- the LOC134131237 gene encoding uncharacterized protein LOC134131237, whose amino-acid sequence is MAYRGPDVTEYLTRIQMEPSELQLRLAQQEERIEELCQLLRQSATPAVQPAIPSASTGPAPMAMPGKYDGSPGKCLGFLMQCGMYIAHHSANYQTEKDRVDFVISLLTGRALDWATALWSAGAPELLSEQHFQAQFKEVFDHPITGKTTGDLLCEIRQGSQTVSDYALRFRTLAAGSGWSETALLTIYRRGLRPELQAELACRGDVTQLGDYIRVSISVGHLLESRRSPRASFPSEPTFPVTPPLADEGPEPMQLGRLPLSPAERIRRIREQLCLYCGEAGHLLRNCRLRPPRQKDGWTYTSAKVGLSPVLNMSRQQLTLPTVLSLGKMKQEVRGLVDSGAAGNFMDQHLAHRLAVPLIPVRPPLRINALDGQPLGTGMIMHQTANITLRVGALHEEDIRFFIVSSPREPLILGHPWLVLHDPVISWRQGELLTWSPECMSRCLNVTCRATSVEAATATKTQAVPPCYETLQEVFSKQKAAELAPHRPCDCAIELLPEGPLPRGRIYALSLPEEEAMNQYVEESLQQGIIRPSTSPAASSFFFVGKKDGGLRPCIDYRALNAITVKNRFPLPLIPAALEQVGGASIYTKLDLRSAYNLVRIREGDEWKTAFLTARGHYEYLVMPYGLTNAPAVFQAFMNELFHDMINRFLIVYIDDLLIYSHSMEEHVQQVRLVLQRLQANQLYVNAEKSLFHVSTLTFLGYVLSPGGVAMDQGKVDAVHNWPTPNTVKELQRFLGFSNYYRRFIRNFGAMAAPLTALTSQKKGKLPWSDAAQKAFDTLKLAFTSAPVLTQPDPDRQFIVEVDASEEGVGGVLSQRTGSPPKVHPCAFFSKKLSPAERNYDVGNRELLAIKLALEEWRHWLEGARHPFMVLTDHRNLEYLKGARRLNPRQARWALFFTRFQFTVSYQPGEKNAKADALSRLYGSPASMGDPEPILPDSYFVGPIHWELESVIQDALRTDPAPPDTPANRVYVPASVRPQLVQWSHTSLGSGHPGITRTTQLLSQKYWWNSLASDVRDYVLSCPVCAQTKTPRQLPAGELVPLPTPQRPWSHVAVDFLTDLPASEGFTTILVLVDRFSKMCRFIPLCNLPSAIEMAECLFLQVFRPFGLPEEIISDRGPQFTSQVWRAFCNRLGIKVKLTSGYHPETNGQTERLNQELGKYLRGYCLQHPHDWSRYVAWAEYAQNSTFHSSLRLTPFQCVLGYQPPLFPWDTRPGPVPAVEDWFQRSGEVWETAHRHLCQAASTQKKFADRRRRPAPSYQTGQRVWLSTRNLKLRLPCRKLWPRYIGPFKITHRINPVTYRLLLPKHYRISSAFHVSLLKPVHASPLHPSLPTPTPPAPLEIDGGPAYAITAVLDSKRLRDGLHYLVDWEGYGPEKRSWIPARDVLSQELIEEFHRMRPDRPAPRPRGRPPSTVARPSGAGRGGGGSVGSSDLESEFASRVNSLQNTSPVFKWNHRSSNVCLPSRRNGLRSYASSYASPPHRRSNPPFLLLANDPSWRQGELLTWSPECLSRCLNVTCRATSVEAATAPKTQAVPSCYETLQEVFSKQKAAELAPHRPCNCAIELLPEGPLLRGRIYALSLPEEEAMNRFFFVGKKDGGLRPCIDDRALNAITVMNRFPLPLIPAALEQERAAMDQDEVRNWPTPKTVKDLQRFLGFSNYYRRFIRNFGAMAAPLTALTSQKKGKLPWSDAAWKAFDTLKRTFTSAPVLTQPYPDHQFIVEVDASEEGVGDVLFQHTGSPPKMHPCAFFSKKLSLAERNYDVGNRELLAIKLALEEWRHWLEGARHPFMVLTDHRNLEYLKGAKRLNPRQARWALCFTRFQFTVSYQPGEKNAEVDVLSRVYGSPASMTDLEPILPDSYFVVRPQLVQWSHTTLGSGHPGITRTTQLLSQKFGWNSLASDVRDYVLSCPVCAQTKTPRQLPAGELVPLPTPQRPWSHVAVDFLTDLPASEEFTTILVLVDRFSKMCRFILLCNLPSAMEMAECLFLQVFRPYGLPEEIISNRGPQFTSHVWRAFCNRLGIKVKLTSGYHPETNGQTERLNQELGKYLLLS